The region AACGGGCATATCGAGCGTCCACTCCAGCCGGTCGCCGGGTTTCCAGGTTCGGCTAATGCGGGCGTAGCCATTCTCTATTTTATACGGCACCGGTTTTCCGTTCACCAGCAAAACAGGTGTTTTAGCCGTCGTATTTACGTACTCGTACAAGTATCCCGGCATGGGTGTACCCGACGCCCAACCGGGCAGGCGCAACTGAATGGTAAAGGTCTGCGCCAGTTTGGGCTGCACCGTTATCGCCACATTTCCATCCCATGGATAATTTGTTTCCTGCCTGATCTGCACTGATTTCCCATTGACCGACAGTTTCGACTGGTTAGTCAGGAACAGGTTGATGAACAGGTTATCGCCCTTGGTGGCGTACACATAACCGGGCAGCGAAGGCAGAAACCGAACCACATTGGTAGGGCAGCAGGACGTTCCGAACCAGGGTGCCCGCGTAGCCGCCTGTCCTACGTTGAACTTCCGCTTGCCGTCCGAAGCCAGCGGATTGACGTAGAAGAACGAGTCGCCTTCGAGCGAAACACCGGCCAGAAAACCGTTGTACAGCACCCGCTCAAACACATCCATGTATTTCGATTCGCCGGTGAGCAGAAACATCCGGTGGTTCCAGAGCATATTGGCCACGGCCGCACAGGTTTCGGCATAAGCGACATCGTTGGGCAGTTCATAGGCCTCCCCGAAGGCTTCGCCATGTCCACGGGCACCCAGCCCCCCGGTAAGGTACTGTTTCCGTTCAACCACATCGTTCCAGATCGCCAGCAGCGCATCCATGTAAGCTTTGTCTTTCTGGATAGCGGCAATGTCGCTCATAGCCGCATACATGTAGCCCGCCCGGACCGAGTGACCAACGGCGGTTTTCTGCTGCGTTACAGGTAGGTGGTCCTGCAAATAACTGGCCCCCTGACCGGTTTTGGCGGGATCTGGGAACAACGGACGTTTATCGGCACGGCCGCGCATATCGAGCAGAAAACGGGCGAAATCGAGGTATCGTTTGTCGTTAGTAACACGGTAGAGTTTGACCAGACCGATTTCTATTTCCTGATGCCCGGGTACCACAATCAGCTTATCGGGACCGATGGTCCGCATCAGGTAATCGGCGTTTTTGAGGGCTATGTTCAGGAACGAGCGTTTGCCGGTAGCCTGAAAATGAGCCACGGCGGCTTCGTACATATGCCCGACGTTGTAAAGTTCATGACTACCCGCCACGTACGAAAAGCGCGTTGGCCCGGCCTGATCGTCTTTGATGTTGGCGCTGTCTTTCAGGATAGTCCGGATGGTGTAGAGATAGCCGTCCGGCTCCTGGGCCGCAGCGAAAAGGGTAATGAGGCTATCCAGATAGCGATCCAGTTTGGCGTCATAGTGCGTTTGCAGGGAATACGAAGCGCCTTCAACGACCTTGAACACATCGGAATCGTCGTACCGTTTTCCTTTGAATGTTCCTTTCGCCAGCCCACCCGCTATGGCGAAATTAGCGATGCGGCCGGTCTCTTCGCATTTCTTAAAATCGAACGGAAGCGTGACGGTGCGATTCGTGACGAGTCGGGGTTGCCAGAAACCGCCGTTGATGGTAACACTCGTGAACGGAACCGGAACAATGGGGTAATCCTGCGCGTAGGAGATGGTCGCTAACAGACTAATTAACAAGCCGAAAGCTATTCTTTTTGTCATAAACAGGGTCGTTTGCAAACTGGATACTGCGGCTTACCCGGTCTAGACTTTCATCTTGCGTACTACCCAACGCAGGCAGTATGCAAGATGAACAATGTACTACTAAACCAACTAGATCCCAGGCAAATGAAGGTAAACCGACTTGTTAGCCCGATCATTTAGTTGAAGCAGTTTTTGGGCAAAACCTACCGTCTTTCAAGCGAGATTTTTGGGCAGTATACATGGCTGGCAACTACTAATGAAAAAGCGTTGATATATTTTATAAACAGGCCTTTATCGACTACGCTACTCACTATTTAGGATTCCCTTATTATGATACTTTTCACGCCTGATAACTAACAAGTTGGCCGGACAATTTTTAACCGTCGAATACGTCCGGGGCTGCTCAACGGATGGTTTGCCATGTTACGTAAGCATATAGGCCCAATAGTTTGCATTGTTAGCTCAATACGTACAACCGGGATTCTTTTACAATCACATTTACCTACTCTTTTTGGCTTTTAGAAGACAAGGTTTTCGACTGATGTTCAATAAGTAACGCTCTTTCTACGGTTAGTATGTGTTTTTTAAAATCACATTATCCGTAGAGCAAGTAAATGGACTTGATGCTTTCGAACCGGCGTGTACCAACGATCCCCACCATGCAGATTTTTATGTTTTTCGGCTTACTTTTTCTTTCCATACAAGCAGTCGCCCAACAGCCTCTCCCCAATACTACCCCTGCCGCAGATTCCCTACCCGAGGGTAAATCCAGGTTAACCAGTTCGTCGGTTTCGATTAGCCAGCAGGGAAGCAGCAACCGGGTTGTCCTTGTTCAGCAGGGCGGGGGCAGTTCCATCCAGATCAACCAGCAGAGTGAACCGGCATCCGGGGCTCAACAGATCGGGAAGCCGGGAAATCAAATCAGTTTGACCCTTGAGGCAGGAACCCAGACCACCATCAGCCAACAGGGGCCCGGGCCGCAGGTGACTGCTGTTCATGACTTACCTGCGCCTGTAGGTAGTAAGCTCAAACGCCGGAGCAGGCCCGTAGGCCACCAGTAACCGTTACAGGCATTCCCCAAGTCATTAGTCATATATCCACTTTTTTGTACACATGAAAACCCTACTTAATACCAGCAAACGGCTGGTTTCCCTGAGCGTTGTGTCCTACGCTCAGTCGAATGTATCTACTCTAAACCAAATAGGAGTAGGTCAGGAAGCAGCCATTAACCAGAAGGGATCGGGGATCGGGGCTCAAGGCTACCATCAACCAAACGGGCAACAGGAATGCCCACAACTATGGTGTTGTTACGCAGTCGGTCGGGCCTCAAACCGCCACCATCAATCAAACAGGGGGTGCTATCAACGGCATTGACCTATAGCTAACCGGGACAACAACCGCACATTTACGTCAACTTTCACTAACACATCCCACAACTTACTGATTAACTGCACCGCTCTATTTTGATGGAACATTTTGTACGAATGGGGACGGCTCCCCGTAATCCGTTTCTTTACCTGCTGCTCTGGGCAGGCCTTTGGCTGCTCTCCGCTCCCGCGCTGTTTGCGCAAACTGGTCTGCAACAGTCGCTGATTGCCAACCCCGATAATGCCGGAACTTACCAGGGCTACCAGGGCCAGCCGATTGTGTTTAACAACGCGCTGTATGGCTTGTATCTGAACGAGAGTGGGGTCTATCAATTAGCCAAATACAATGGCACGAGTTTGACCCTGATTGCCAATCCCGATAATGCCGGAACTTACGAGGGCTATGATAGCGGTCTGATTGTGTTTAAAAACGCGCTGTATGGCGTTTATAGGAACGCGAGTAGAGTCTATCAATTAGTCAAATACAACGGCACAAGTTCGACCTTAATTGCCAACCCCGATGAGGCCCCAACTTACCTGGGCTATTATGGCCAGCCGATTGTGTTTAACGACGCGCTGTATGGCAAGTATATGAACAAGAGTGGGGCGTATCAATTAGTCAAATACAATGGCACGAGTTTGACCCTGATTGCCAACCCCGATAATGCCGGAAATTACCAGGGCTACCATGGCGATCCGATTGTGTTTAACAACGCGCTGTATGGCCGGTATATGAACGCGAGTGGGGCCTATCAATTAGCCAAATCCAATGGCACGAGTTTGACCCTGATTGCCAACCCCGATAATGCCGAATTTTACCAGGGCTATGTAGACGATCTAGACTATCCGATTGTGTTTAATAACGCGCTGTATAGCCAGTATCTGAACGCGAGTGGGGCCTATCAATTAGCCAAATACGATGGCACGAGTTCTACTCTGATTGCCAACCCCGATAATGCCGGAAGTTACGAGGGCCACTCGATTGTGTTTAACAACACCCTGTATGGCCAGTATCTGAACGCGAGTGGGGTTATTCAATTAGCCAAATACAATGGCACGAGTTCGACACTGATTGCCAACCCCGATAATGCCGGAAGTTACCAGCGCTCCCCGATTGTGTTTAACAACGCCCTGTATGGCCAGTATCTGAACGCGAGTGGGGTCTATCAATTAGCCAAATACGATGGCACGAGTTCGACCTTGATTGCCAACCCCGAAAATGGCCCAAGTTACCGGGGCTATATGAGCGATCCGATTGTGTTTAACAACGCCCTGTATGGCAAGTATATGAACGCGAGTGGGGTTATTCAATTAGTCAAATACGATGGCACGAGTTCGACCCTGATTGCCAACCCCGATAATGCCAAAGGTTGCGATGGCCACTCGATTGTGTTTAACAACGCCCTGTATGGCAAGTATCTGAACAAGAGTGGGGTCTATCAATTAGTCACTGGGGTACCCTGTGCATTGTCGCTGAGTATCAACCCCTCCTCGCTAACGATAACAGCGGGTGGCTCGGTCACGCTTACCGCTTCCGGAGCTACGACCTACACCTGGAGCAACGGCAGCACGGCCAACCCGCTTATCGTCAGCAACGTCACCAGTGCCACGGCCTTTTCAGTGACGGGCGTAACGGGTACGTGTTCGGCCACGGCCACGGCCAGCGTGAGCGTGGCCACCATCACGGCGGGTACGACCTCGGGAACCATCACGGCTTGCGCGGGTACGGCATCGGCATTGCCCGCCGTGCAGCAATTCAACGTTTCGGGCAGCACTCTTTCAGGAAACATCGTGGCTAGTGCCCCGCTCGGTTTCGAGCTTTCCACCACTGCCAGCACTGGCTATGCGGCCTCTCTGACGCTCACTCAATCGAGTGGCGTAGTGGCCAACACCACCATCTACGTGCGCTCGTCTGCCTCGGCCAGCGGGAACCTTTCGGGCAATGTGAGTCTGGCTTCGAGCGGAGCGACGACGCAAAACGTAGCCGTGAGTGGAACGGTTACCCCCCTGGCCACCATTACGGCCCAGCCCGTGGCCAGTTCATCGGTGTGCGCGGGCACGACGGTCACCGTCTCGGTGAGCACCAGTGGCCCGGTGAGCAGCTATCAGTGGTATAAAGGCGGCACCCTGCTCAGCGGCCAAACCTCGGCTACGCTCACCCTGACCAACCTCAGCACCACCGATGCGGGCAGTTATTCGGTCGTGGTCACGGGCAATTGCAACAGCCTCACCTCAACCGCCTTTAGCCTGACAATCGTTGCCCGGCCCGACGCGCCCGCCCTGACCCCCGCCAGCTCTAGTCTGGCAGCGACTCTGACACCCCTCTCGCTGACGGGCTTTGCACTGGCAACCACCGGCAATAGCCTCCACTTCTTCCAAGCCGGAGGTAGTGAACTCAGCCCGCCCACCATCAATATTACCACTGCCGGGGTAATGAGCTTTTGGGTCGGCCAGACCAGCAACGCCAGCGGCTGCAAGAGTTCACTCACGCCATTGAGTCTGACCATCACGGCCACCCCCACCAGCCAGACGGCTACCCCCACCAGCCAGACCGTTTGCCGCAGCACCAACGTTACCCTGAACGTCACCGTGGAGGGAACCGCCTACCAGTGGTACAAAAACGGTACTACCCTAGCCAACAAACTTACCGAACTCACCAGTGCCCAGCGCGGTACGACCACCGCCACCCTGACACTGGTCAATTTGCAAACCACCGCCGACTACTACTGCAAAATCACTACTCCCAACGGCGTTCAGACTGTGGGGCCCCTGAAGGTGAGTGTCAACTTTGGCTGTTCGGCCCGGCCTGCGGCCGAGGAAGCAGACTTGCAACTATTGGTACTGGTCAGGCCAAACCCTATCGTAGACGGCCACCTGCGGGCCCTGGTGAAGGGGGCTCAGGGGCAAGCCCTGAACGTAGCCCTCTACAGTCTGCAAGGGGAGTTGGTGAACCAGCAGGTCTGGGACTCAGCCCCGGCCGAGGTCAATCTAGATTGGGATATCAGCCAGCGCAGCATGGGTGTGTTACTCTTGCGGGCCCAGACCCCAACTCAGCAGCAAACCATCAGGCTTATCCAAAATTAACAGCTGTGGACCGATCGCTCAAGGCCACGGCATGGATTTGAGCGATATAGCTACCTCAGTGCCCGTTTAGTTTATTAACAAGCCTGATTCCATATCCATGTACCTACTGAAACCAATTCAAATGCTAAAATTTTACCCGCCAACCGGCCTCGATAGGTCGGCGACTAACTCGTTTCGTCCTGACGCCAGTTGGGTCAGCCGACTAACCTGCTTAGTCGTATTTCTTTTACTGAGCCTGAGCAGCCCATTGCTAGCGCAATATAATTCCAACGCCGTAACAGTTGCCGGTACCGGTACCGCTGGTTCAGCCGCTAATCAGTTAGATAGTCCCTTCGGTATTTATGTTGACGAAGCCGGAAGCATGTATGTAGCTGATTACAACAACCACCGCGTCCAGAAATGGGCCTCGGGGGCTACCTCCGGAACTACTGTAGCCGGTACCGGTACCGCTGGTTCAGCCGCTAATCAGTTAAATCATCCTCTTGGTGTGTATGTAGACGGAGCGGGAGCCATCTATGTGTCTGACACCGATAACAATCGCGTCCAGAAATGGGCCTCGGGAGCTACCTCCGGAACTACAGTGGCCGGTACCGGTACCGCCGGTTCAGCTGCGAATCAGTTGAATTATCCTATAGGTATCTATGTAGACGGAGCGGGAGCCACCTATGTGGCTGATGCTTCTAACTCACGCATTCAGAAATGGGCTGCGGGAGCCACATCCGGTACTACCGTCGCCGGGGGGAATGGACAAGGCTCAGCTGCCAATCAGCTTTGGAGTGCAGCGGGTGTGTATATAGACGGAGCAGGAGCCATTTATGTGGCTGACGGCGGAAACAACCGCATCCAGAAATGGGCCTCAGGGGCCACATCCGGTACCACCGTGGCCGGTACCGGAGTATATGGACCCGCCAGCAATCAACTATCATACCCATTTGCTGTGTATGTTGATGGAGCGGGCACGATGTATGTGAGCGACCAGCAATCTCACCGCATTCAGAAATGGACTGCGGGGGCGACCTCGGGTACCACCGTAGCCGGGGGGTACGGCAATGATGCTCTGGTGCCTTATCAGTTAAATTACCCAAGAGGTATTTATCTTGACAGGGCCGGAGCCATCTATGTAGCCGACCAACGCAACAACCGCATCCAGAAGTTTAGTCGCATCAATCCACTCGTCAACCCTTCCCTGACCATCGCCACAACGAGTCAGACCAGTTGTACAGGCGCATCG is a window of Spirosoma linguale DSM 74 DNA encoding:
- a CDS encoding Immunoglobulin V-set domain protein (PFAM: Immunoglobulin V-set domain protein; Immunoglobulin domain protein~SMART: Immunoglobulin subtype~KEGG: hypothetical protein LOC100149318) — its product is MEHFVRMGTAPRNPFLYLLLWAGLWLLSAPALFAQTGLQQSLIANPDNAGTYQGYQGQPIVFNNALYGLYLNESGVYQLAKYNGTSLTLIANPDNAGTYEGYDSGLIVFKNALYGVYRNASRVYQLVKYNGTSSTLIANPDEAPTYLGYYGQPIVFNDALYGKYMNKSGAYQLVKYNGTSLTLIANPDNAGNYQGYHGDPIVFNNALYGRYMNASGAYQLAKSNGTSLTLIANPDNAEFYQGYVDDLDYPIVFNNALYSQYLNASGAYQLAKYDGTSSTLIANPDNAGSYEGHSIVFNNTLYGQYLNASGVIQLAKYNGTSSTLIANPDNAGSYQRSPIVFNNALYGQYLNASGVYQLAKYDGTSSTLIANPENGPSYRGYMSDPIVFNNALYGKYMNASGVIQLVKYDGTSSTLIANPDNAKGCDGHSIVFNNALYGKYLNKSGVYQLVTGVPCALSLSINPSSLTITAGGSVTLTASGATTYTWSNGSTANPLIVSNVTSATAFSVTGVTGTCSATATASVSVATITAGTTSGTITACAGTASALPAVQQFNVSGSTLSGNIVASAPLGFELSTTASTGYAASLTLTQSSGVVANTTIYVRSSASASGNLSGNVSLASSGATTQNVAVSGTVTPLATITAQPVASSSVCAGTTVTVSVSTSGPVSSYQWYKGGTLLSGQTSATLTLTNLSTTDAGSYSVVVTGNCNSLTSTAFSLTIVARPDAPALTPASSSLAATLTPLSLTGFALATTGNSLHFFQAGGSELSPPTINITTAGVMSFWVGQTSNASGCKSSLTPLSLTITATPTSQTATPTSQTVCRSTNVTLNVTVEGTAYQWYKNGTTLANKLTELTSAQRGTTTATLTLVNLQTTADYYCKITTPNGVQTVGPLKVSVNFGCSARPAAEEADLQLLVLVRPNPIVDGHLRALVKGAQGQALNVALYSLQGELVNQQVWDSAPAEVNLDWDISQRSMGVLLLRAQTPTQQQTIRLIQN
- a CDS encoding protein of unknown function DUF1680 (PFAM: protein of unknown function DUF1680~KEGG: ecf:ECH74115_4952 hypothetical protein); the protein is MTKRIAFGLLISLLATISYAQDYPIVPVPFTSVTINGGFWQPRLVTNRTVTLPFDFKKCEETGRIANFAIAGGLAKGTFKGKRYDDSDVFKVVEGASYSLQTHYDAKLDRYLDSLITLFAAAQEPDGYLYTIRTILKDSANIKDDQAGPTRFSYVAGSHELYNVGHMYEAAVAHFQATGKRSFLNIALKNADYLMRTIGPDKLIVVPGHQEIEIGLVKLYRVTNDKRYLDFARFLLDMRGRADKRPLFPDPAKTGQGASYLQDHLPVTQQKTAVGHSVRAGYMYAAMSDIAAIQKDKAYMDALLAIWNDVVERKQYLTGGLGARGHGEAFGEAYELPNDVAYAETCAAVANMLWNHRMFLLTGESKYMDVFERVLYNGFLAGVSLEGDSFFYVNPLASDGKRKFNVGQAATRAPWFGTSCCPTNVVRFLPSLPGYVYATKGDNLFINLFLTNQSKLSVNGKSVQIRQETNYPWDGNVAITVQPKLAQTFTIQLRLPGWASGTPMPGYLYEYVNTTAKTPVLLVNGKPVPYKIENGYARISRTWKPGDRLEWTLDMPVREVKANEQVTDDRKKVAIERGPLVYCAEGVDNGGQALSLAVPAGTTFRPLMQPDKLGGILSLSGQEAGKSVTLIPYYAWSHRGPNEMAVWFGQMKPDR